The following coding sequences lie in one Mycobacterium sp. DL440 genomic window:
- a CDS encoding FAD-binding protein codes for MKEIPEVVEAADVESWSDEFDVVVIGFGIAGGCAAVSAAAQGARVLVLEKAAAAGGTTAMAGGHFYLGGGTAVQEATGHPDTAEEMYKYLVAVSREPDLNKIRAYSDGSVEHFNWLEALGFQFERSFYPGKVVVPPGTEGLSYTGNEKVWPFTEQAKPAPRGHSVPVPGELGGAAMVIDLLLKRAETLGVTIRYEVGATNLIVEGGADDRTVVGVKWKHFGETGCVKATSVIITAGGFAMNPEMVAEYTPALGKKRRTKHHGEVEPYILGNPNDDGLGIRMGVAAGGVANGMDQLFITAAAYPPEILLTGVIVNNQGQRFVTEDSYHSRTSAFVLQQPDQQAYLIVDEAHMEMPAMPLIQFIDGYETIAEVEEALSIPAGNLAATLDRYNTNAANGEDPDFHKQPDYIAAQTTGPYAAFNLSLGVAMYSGFTMGGLTVSIDGEVLREDGSVIAGLYAAGACASNIAQDGLGYASGVQLGEGSFFGRRAGTHAAAG; via the coding sequence GTGAAGGAAATCCCCGAGGTCGTCGAGGCCGCGGACGTCGAGTCCTGGTCCGACGAGTTCGATGTCGTGGTGATCGGATTCGGCATCGCCGGAGGCTGTGCGGCGGTCAGCGCCGCCGCGCAGGGAGCCCGGGTCCTGGTGTTGGAGAAGGCTGCCGCGGCCGGCGGCACCACCGCGATGGCCGGTGGGCACTTCTATCTCGGTGGCGGCACGGCGGTGCAGGAGGCCACCGGGCACCCCGACACCGCCGAGGAGATGTACAAGTACCTGGTCGCCGTCTCGCGCGAACCCGATCTGAACAAGATCCGCGCCTACAGCGACGGTAGCGTCGAACATTTCAATTGGCTTGAGGCACTGGGCTTTCAGTTCGAGCGCAGCTTCTATCCGGGCAAGGTGGTGGTCCCGCCGGGTACCGAGGGGCTGTCCTACACCGGTAACGAGAAGGTGTGGCCGTTCACCGAGCAGGCCAAGCCGGCGCCCCGCGGTCACTCGGTCCCCGTGCCCGGCGAGCTGGGCGGCGCGGCGATGGTGATCGATCTTCTGCTGAAACGCGCTGAGACGCTGGGTGTCACGATCCGCTACGAGGTCGGGGCGACCAATCTGATCGTGGAAGGCGGTGCGGATGACCGCACGGTGGTAGGCGTGAAGTGGAAGCACTTCGGCGAAACCGGTTGCGTCAAAGCGACATCGGTCATCATCACTGCCGGGGGATTCGCGATGAACCCCGAGATGGTTGCCGAGTACACCCCGGCGCTCGGCAAGAAGCGTCGCACCAAACACCACGGCGAGGTGGAGCCCTACATCCTGGGCAACCCCAACGACGACGGCCTGGGTATCCGGATGGGCGTCGCGGCAGGCGGCGTGGCCAACGGCATGGACCAGCTGTTCATCACCGCCGCGGCCTACCCTCCGGAGATCCTGTTGACCGGCGTGATCGTCAACAATCAGGGTCAACGCTTCGTCACCGAGGACTCCTACCATTCGCGCACCTCGGCGTTCGTGCTGCAGCAGCCCGATCAACAGGCATACCTCATCGTGGACGAGGCTCACATGGAGATGCCGGCCATGCCGCTCATCCAGTTCATCGACGGCTACGAGACGATCGCCGAAGTCGAAGAGGCACTGAGCATCCCGGCCGGGAACCTGGCGGCGACGCTGGACCGCTACAACACGAACGCGGCCAATGGTGAGGATCCCGACTTCCACAAGCAACCCGACTACATCGCCGCGCAGACCACCGGCCCGTACGCGGCGTTCAACCTGTCGCTCGGCGTCGCCATGTACTCGGGATTCACCATGGGCGGGCTGACGGTCTCCATCGACGGCGAGGTGCTGCGTGAGGACGGCAGCGTGATCGCGGGTCTCTACGCGGCGGGGGCCTGCGCGTCCAACATCGCGCAGGACGGCCTGGGTTACGCCAGCGGCGTGCAACTCGGCGAAGGATCGTTCTTCGGGCGCCGCGCCGGTACGCACGCGGCGGCAGGTTAG